A window of Amycolatopsis australiensis contains these coding sequences:
- a CDS encoding DUF2207 domain-containing protein, which yields MLRKWGTAAAVAVAALSVAAGPAAAQGGPSAGPVLPNLPDDQVKKPQLLSGNDVQPPEGVTADVALKVLRDGGLEVTEHVTVPGGKQLTSRVPLRVSAGDDQDRVFAVTDVKTEGAATSRPTGDQLVLAFTGGASTVTYRVDGAVADQGGRQQVRWQVGSGFDTPLAKLTASFLAPSTQLSPVDCFAGPIGSSRRCTLAELDHTGVVRLEQDGVQPGERVDLLVGLPANTVPANARFADVGLFATAFALTPLTGAGFALLLVFLVAGGLFVRRRRKADAGALAAATGPVEVLLRDGDRVHFASPDGVLPGQVGTVVDETVDVVDISATVVDLAVRNYLWLAEVPGPDWQITRRNPPDEHLHDFERAVYETLLPPGTDAVLVSQLRARGGLDLRRISDAMYADVVAKRWFSRRPDTARGRLTWLGAGIFAFGLAATAVLTFTVGEALLGVAVALAGLAVAAAAALLPSRTARGRALAGQVRGLLDYLHTARAEDIPPADRELVFSRSLPYAVVLGDTERWLGAFAGLNPASDGSAGLYWYGGMETDHDLRRFGARFPSFLTALDGLLTAAGRTAR from the coding sequence GTGTTGAGGAAATGGGGGACGGCGGCCGCGGTCGCTGTCGCGGCTCTCTCGGTCGCCGCCGGGCCCGCTGCCGCCCAGGGGGGTCCTTCCGCCGGGCCCGTGCTGCCCAACCTGCCCGATGACCAGGTCAAGAAACCCCAGCTGCTCAGCGGCAACGACGTCCAGCCGCCCGAAGGCGTCACCGCCGACGTCGCCCTCAAGGTCCTCCGCGACGGTGGCCTCGAGGTGACCGAGCACGTCACCGTTCCCGGCGGCAAGCAGCTCACCTCGCGCGTTCCCCTCCGCGTCTCGGCCGGTGACGACCAGGACCGCGTCTTCGCCGTCACGGACGTCAAGACCGAAGGCGCCGCCACCAGCCGGCCCACCGGCGACCAGCTCGTCCTCGCCTTCACCGGCGGCGCGAGCACCGTCACCTACCGGGTCGACGGCGCCGTCGCCGACCAGGGCGGCCGCCAGCAGGTGCGCTGGCAGGTCGGCAGTGGCTTCGACACCCCGCTCGCCAAGCTCACCGCCTCCTTCCTCGCGCCGTCGACGCAACTGTCCCCTGTGGACTGCTTCGCCGGCCCGATCGGCTCCAGCCGCCGCTGCACCCTCGCCGAGCTGGACCACACCGGTGTCGTCCGCCTCGAGCAGGACGGGGTCCAGCCCGGCGAGCGCGTCGACCTCCTCGTCGGCCTTCCCGCGAACACCGTCCCGGCGAACGCGCGGTTCGCCGACGTCGGCCTCTTCGCCACCGCCTTCGCGCTGACCCCGCTCACCGGGGCGGGCTTCGCCCTCCTGCTCGTCTTCCTCGTCGCCGGCGGCCTCTTCGTCCGGCGGCGCCGCAAGGCCGACGCCGGCGCGCTCGCCGCCGCCACCGGCCCGGTCGAGGTCCTGCTGCGCGACGGCGACCGCGTCCACTTCGCCAGTCCCGACGGCGTCCTGCCGGGCCAGGTCGGCACCGTCGTCGACGAGACCGTCGACGTCGTCGACATCAGTGCCACGGTCGTCGACCTGGCGGTCCGCAACTACCTCTGGCTGGCCGAAGTACCCGGCCCGGACTGGCAGATCACCCGCCGCAACCCGCCCGACGAGCACCTGCACGACTTCGAGCGCGCCGTCTACGAGACGCTGCTGCCACCGGGCACCGACGCCGTCCTCGTCTCGCAGCTGCGCGCCCGCGGCGGCCTCGACCTGCGCAGGATCAGCGACGCGATGTACGCCGACGTCGTCGCCAAGCGCTGGTTCTCCCGCCGCCCGGACACCGCGCGCGGCCGGCTGACCTGGCTCGGCGCCGGGATCTTCGCGTTCGGCCTCGCCGCCACCGCCGTGCTCACGTTCACCGTCGGCGAAGCGCTGCTCGGCGTCGCGGTCGCGCTGGCCGGGCTCGCCGTCGCCGCGGCGGCCGCGCTGCTGCCGTCCCGGACCGCGCGGGGCCGGGCGCTCGCCGGCCAGGTCCGCGGCCTGCTCGACTACCTGCACACCGCCAGGGCCGAGGACATCCCGCCGGCCGATCGCGAGCTGGTGTTCTCGCGGTCGCTGCCGTACGCGGTGGTGCTCGGCGACACCGAACGCTGGCTCGGCGCCTTCGCCGGGCTGAACCCGGCGTCCGACGGCTCGGCCGGGCTCTACTGGTACGGCGGGATGGAGACCGACCACGACCTGCGCCGGTTCGGCGCGCGCTTCCCCTCGTTCCTGACCGCGCTCGACGGGCTGCTCACCGCGGCCGGCCGCACCGCCCGCTGA